From the genome of Candidatus Defluviilinea proxima:
GATTGGCTCGTTGAACTTGGGACTGTCCACCATCGGAAGTGTCCTTGCCCTTGTGATCGGTGACTGGTTGAGCCGCATCGAGGCGGGTTCGTAAAGCAAGGTATAATCTGCGACCGTTGGTAACAAACTTTGAAAGAGAGTACATACTAAATGGAATTACTGAAAAGCCTTATTGATCTTTTCCTGCATCTTGATGAATATCTGGCGAAGATCATCCTTGATTACGGTGCGTGGACGTATGGCATCCTGTTTGCTGTGATCTTTGTCGAAACAGGTTTGGTTGTTATGCCGTTCCTACCTGGTGATTCTCTGTTGTTTGCGGCTGGCACATTTGCGGCACTGGGTTCATTGAATATCTGGCTTCTGATCGGCTTGATGATCATTGCGGCGGTAGTGGGCGATGCTGTCAATTACTCCATCGGTCATTATCTGGGTGAGCGAGCCTACAACATCAAATGGGTCAAGAAGGAACACATTGAAAAGACTCATGCCTTCTTTGAGAAGCATGGCGGCAAAGCCATCTTCCTTGCGCGTTTCGTTCCCATCGTGCGCACGTTCGCTCCGTTCGTGGCGGGCATTGGCAAAATGA
Proteins encoded in this window:
- a CDS encoding DedA family protein, yielding MELLKSLIDLFLHLDEYLAKIILDYGAWTYGILFAVIFVETGLVVMPFLPGDSLLFAAGTFAALGSLNIWLLIGLMIIAAVVGDAVNYSIGHYLGERAYNIKWVKKEHIEKTHAFFEKHGGKAIFLARFVPIVRTFAPFVAGIGKMTYGYFATYNIVGGVTWVLTFTLLGYFFGNLEFVQKNFELVIVAIILISVVPMGIEWWKARRESKAG